Proteins from one Bacteroides mediterraneensis genomic window:
- a CDS encoding HD domain-containing protein, which yields MNEKKAADWQLHELSDRMVTYNAGDPKRIQHLIKVHYFARMIGLSEGLDAATQLILEATAIVHDIGIRISEKKYGVCDGKHQEQEGSAEARKLLTKMGTFSEAQIERICWLVGHHHTYDCIEGMDYQILVEADFLVNIYEDNLPVEAVRKVREKIFKTKTGLSLLDRMYL from the coding sequence ATGAACGAGAAAAAAGCAGCCGACTGGCAGTTGCATGAATTGTCAGACCGGATGGTGACTTACAATGCAGGTGACCCGAAACGGATACAGCACCTCATCAAGGTGCATTATTTTGCCCGGATGATTGGCTTGTCGGAAGGATTGGACGCGGCTACGCAGCTGATTCTGGAAGCGACCGCGATTGTACACGACATTGGCATTCGGATTTCCGAGAAGAAATATGGAGTGTGTGACGGGAAACATCAGGAACAGGAAGGTTCGGCGGAGGCTCGGAAACTGCTGACCAAGATGGGCACATTCTCTGAAGCGCAGATTGAACGGATATGTTGGCTGGTGGGGCATCACCACACGTACGACTGTATAGAGGGAATGGACTATCAGATTTTGGTGGAAGCCGATTTTCTGGTCAATATTTATGAAGACAACCTGCCGGTAGAAGCTGTCCGGAAGGTACGCGAAAAAATCTTCAAGACAAAGACAGGCCTGTCATTGCTCGACAGAATGTATCTGTAA
- a CDS encoding quinone-dependent dihydroorotate dehydrogenase, with protein MYQSILRPWLFRIDAEKIHNQIISLLHVYRHLPLVKGMLRAYYCPKAAPFQWRNLTFCNRVGLSAGFDKEASCFDELSDLGFGFLEVGTVTPEKVAGNPSPRIFRLPGDHALVSRTGFNNPGKEVFLKNLQRKREGKYILGVNINTNTPADGERAAADITSLYEAFSWYADYYTVNWGSMTPEILAGVLTALESYKQRLEKPVFLKLPADVPLEKLEGIITFAKTHHLDGFIATGPTQDRSLLIHSSQSEVTEVGAGGISGLPVIHKSVEVMKYLSAHAPKEMLLIGAGGVMTPLEADAMRNAGAHLVQIYSAFIYEGPGVVKHIAEACDE; from the coding sequence ATGTACCAATCTATTCTTCGTCCCTGGTTGTTCCGTATCGATGCGGAGAAGATTCACAACCAGATTATTTCTTTGCTCCATGTGTATCGTCATCTTCCGTTGGTAAAAGGAATGCTACGTGCTTATTATTGTCCAAAGGCGGCTCCGTTCCAATGGCGGAATCTGACCTTCTGCAACCGGGTGGGTTTGTCTGCCGGGTTTGACAAGGAAGCAAGTTGCTTCGACGAACTGAGTGATTTGGGCTTCGGATTTCTGGAAGTAGGAACGGTGACCCCGGAAAAGGTGGCAGGAAATCCTTCCCCGCGCATTTTCCGTTTGCCGGGAGACCATGCGTTGGTATCGCGTACAGGTTTCAATAATCCTGGCAAAGAGGTCTTTCTGAAAAACCTGCAACGGAAACGGGAAGGAAAATACATTTTAGGAGTTAATATCAATACCAATACGCCAGCCGACGGGGAACGGGCCGCAGCGGATATTACAAGTTTGTATGAGGCGTTCAGCTGGTATGCAGATTACTATACGGTTAACTGGGGCAGCATGACACCTGAGATTCTGGCAGGGGTATTGACGGCCCTTGAATCCTATAAGCAGCGTTTGGAAAAACCGGTATTTCTGAAACTTCCGGCCGATGTGCCTTTGGAGAAATTGGAGGGTATTATTACCTTTGCAAAGACACATCATCTGGATGGGTTTATTGCTACAGGACCGACTCAAGACCGTTCGCTGTTGATTCATTCCAGTCAGTCGGAAGTGACGGAGGTTGGTGCGGGAGGTATCAGCGGACTTCCGGTCATTCATAAGTCGGTGGAGGTAATGAAATATCTGTCGGCTCATGCTCCCAAAGAGATGTTGTTAATCGGTGCTGGAGGAGTGATGACACCGCTGGAGGCCGATGCCATGCGGAATGCAGGCGCTCATCTGGTGCAAATATATTCCGCATTCATTTATGAAGGTCCCGGCGTTGTTAAGCACATAGCCGAGGCATGCGATGAATAA
- a CDS encoding IS66 family transposase yields the protein MIDERAYELLCCQLGLANEEKAGLRKQVNELIARLKAIEESNKENSKALVDTINELSATVENYRKEMELMRKQLEAKDEVNMMLANEVSNLRLQLEDSRKHRFGRTSEQRRLLNNRNIDKSAMEKSEYDGSDKKDDNNKADGNGTGSNTSSGNVPAQNCRPSRKKETAPRAEKTRLKVDKVVVHEIEDYYQLPDGARLMNRNGMADVWEYRVIEHVRAHNVEHVYKVARVKLADGTFTSTMEHPLKNLGGIFSPELLVRLLCLKYDFSMPENRQIRLLAREGIHISNTTLNSYIHNGIAKLKEFIGDAFKEFVQRAKYLMVDETTELVGVETPEGKAYRRKYLWAFFAKHIKMVYYHYNNGSRSSDTAKSFLEYFMGTISTDGYTVYRMFDGEASKVLHIGCWTHCRRLWVDALPSDRTAMDIINPIGDMFRNEDLFRMMKLSGEQIKEKRLKLTGPILERIHHKVVMMMQDTKIMANELMRKAVNYTLNQWKSLRNILKDGSAEISNNLCEQRMKPVKLLLKNCMNIGSEAAAENSAFIFSLIESCKLNDIDPQDYLKHLFECILHGNNCDRKALLPCFYKPEC from the coding sequence ATGATTGATGAAAGAGCATACGAGTTACTTTGCTGCCAGCTGGGTCTGGCAAATGAGGAAAAGGCAGGGCTTCGCAAACAGGTAAACGAACTGATTGCGAGGCTTAAGGCTATTGAAGAATCAAACAAAGAGAACTCCAAGGCTCTGGTTGATACAATCAATGAGTTGTCCGCAACAGTCGAAAACTATCGAAAAGAAATGGAACTTATGAGAAAGCAGCTTGAGGCAAAAGACGAGGTGAACATGATGCTGGCAAATGAGGTTTCCAATCTCAGGCTTCAGCTTGAGGACAGCAGGAAACATCGTTTCGGCCGTACCTCCGAACAAAGAAGGCTGCTGAACAACCGTAACATTGACAAGTCGGCAATGGAGAAGTCCGAGTATGACGGCTCTGATAAGAAAGATGATAATAATAAGGCAGATGGTAACGGTACTGGCAGCAATACCTCTTCCGGTAACGTACCTGCACAGAACTGCAGGCCTTCAAGGAAAAAGGAAACAGCTCCCCGTGCAGAAAAGACCAGGCTGAAGGTGGATAAGGTAGTTGTTCATGAAATAGAAGATTATTACCAACTCCCGGATGGTGCAAGGCTTATGAACCGTAACGGAATGGCTGATGTGTGGGAATACAGGGTCATAGAACATGTAAGGGCTCATAATGTGGAGCATGTGTACAAGGTGGCGAGGGTAAAGCTTGCCGACGGCACTTTCACAAGCACGATGGAGCATCCGCTGAAAAACCTTGGAGGAATCTTCTCTCCTGAACTGCTTGTCCGCCTGCTTTGTCTGAAATATGACTTCAGCATGCCTGAAAATAGACAGATAAGGCTGCTTGCAAGAGAAGGTATCCATATAAGCAACACCACGCTGAACAGCTATATCCATAACGGAATCGCCAAACTAAAGGAATTTATCGGAGATGCATTCAAGGAGTTTGTACAGAGGGCAAAATACCTTATGGTTGATGAGACTACCGAACTCGTTGGAGTTGAAACACCGGAAGGTAAGGCTTACAGGAGAAAGTACTTATGGGCTTTCTTTGCAAAGCATATAAAGATGGTCTATTATCACTATAACAACGGCAGCAGGTCTTCCGATACGGCAAAGTCGTTCCTGGAATATTTTATGGGAACCATATCCACTGACGGATATACGGTTTACAGGATGTTTGACGGAGAAGCCTCAAAGGTGCTTCACATAGGATGCTGGACGCACTGCAGGAGGTTGTGGGTTGATGCCTTGCCTTCAGACAGGACGGCGATGGACATAATAAATCCTATCGGTGATATGTTCAGAAATGAAGACCTGTTCCGTATGATGAAACTCAGCGGCGAGCAGATTAAGGAAAAAAGACTTAAGCTTACGGGACCGATTCTTGAGCGTATCCATCATAAGGTGGTCATGATGATGCAGGATACCAAAATCATGGCAAACGAACTGATGAGAAAGGCCGTGAACTATACGTTAAACCAGTGGAAGTCCTTGAGAAATATCCTCAAGGACGGTTCAGCGGAAATATCCAACAATCTCTGTGAGCAAAGAATGAAACCTGTAAAGCTGCTGCTCAAGAACTGTATGAATATAGGAAGTGAGGCAGCCGCAGAAAACTCGGCATTCATCTTCTCTCTGATAGAAAGCTGCAAACTTAATGACATAGATCCTCAGGATTACCTGAAGCACTTGTTTGAATGTATTCTTCATGGTAATAACTGCGACAGGAAGGCTCTTCTGCCATGTTTTTATAAACCGGAATGTTAA
- the tnpB gene encoding IS66 family insertion sequence element accessory protein TnpB (TnpB, as the term is used for proteins encoded by IS66 family insertion elements, is considered an accessory protein, since TnpC, encoded by a neighboring gene, is a DDE family transposase.): MLGLSANLNYYLFNGNVDLRKGIFRLCESIREEISLDPSDTSNVYMFMSRNRKVVKILHYERGFYVLYEKRPVMGRFKKPVFDEVSKCYRIQWSDMAYLTESIVVDKMYVSPKY; encoded by the coding sequence ATGCTTGGACTGAGTGCTAACCTGAACTATTACCTGTTCAACGGTAATGTGGATTTACGGAAAGGTATCTTCCGTCTGTGTGAGAGTATAAGGGAAGAGATATCACTCGATCCGAGTGATACATCCAATGTATATATGTTCATGTCCCGTAACCGCAAGGTCGTGAAGATACTTCATTACGAACGCGGTTTTTATGTGCTTTATGAGAAACGTCCAGTCATGGGTAGATTCAAGAAACCTGTATTTGATGAGGTCTCCAAATGCTACCGGATACAATGGTCGGATATGGCCTATCTTACGGAAAGCATAGTGGTTGACAAGATGTACGTTAGTCCGAAATATTAA
- a CDS encoding type I restriction endonuclease subunit R: protein MKFNKYLWNLYKNSSEGKSAIAAFSDRKEWMEEECLFEKYNPKIKDSFNSEVICGILEDFWCYKVSEHEGAELKSLEEAGKLYEEIISTGLIIESEEVLKIGDFDRMLELIPFLSMELNYLFGEYFFPYIYIDEFYQLTRLADYFEIELPPVPKKPDYKSRCMYYWELCKVFYRFRTENGLSPDEFSAFMYDYAPNVLGTEEKGKMPKPSAAWFIGGLIEGYGTHWTTGFWQTNMDTKRGDILVHYETSPVSAITCLWIAQTDGVVDPFFHYYSNTYIGDRIAIPKISLKDLKADGYFSNHPLVRKNFQGVNGWPVTGKDYSELLRMLAAKGFDTSALPQIYTPSLPEGVTVNNERDVEVNLLEPLLNSMGWYEHKDYIRQLPIHAGRGHRIFPDYALHYDNKPEEEKAKVLIEAKYHMKNNQEIEAAFLQAFSYAKLLLSSVIILCDKECIMVYDDKNGFSRSRYRKYYWEDMKNPDLYNELKNKLNT, encoded by the coding sequence ATGAAATTCAATAAATACCTTTGGAACCTGTACAAGAACTCTTCTGAAGGAAAGTCCGCCATAGCTGCATTTTCAGACAGAAAAGAATGGATGGAAGAGGAGTGCCTGTTCGAGAAGTACAATCCTAAAATCAAGGATTCTTTCAATTCAGAAGTGATTTGTGGAATCCTCGAAGACTTCTGGTGCTACAAGGTATCTGAACATGAAGGAGCAGAATTGAAGTCCTTGGAAGAAGCTGGTAAACTATATGAAGAAATTATATCCACCGGACTTATAATAGAATCAGAGGAAGTCTTAAAGATAGGGGACTTTGACCGGATGCTTGAGCTTATTCCATTCCTGTCAATGGAGTTGAATTATTTGTTTGGAGAATATTTCTTCCCATATATCTACATAGATGAATTCTATCAACTTACAAGGCTTGCGGACTACTTTGAAATAGAACTTCCTCCAGTTCCCAAGAAACCTGATTATAAATCCAGATGTATGTATTACTGGGAATTATGTAAGGTATTCTACCGATTCAGGACGGAGAACGGATTGTCACCTGACGAATTTAGTGCTTTCATGTATGATTATGCTCCGAATGTTCTTGGTACAGAAGAAAAAGGCAAAATGCCCAAACCGTCGGCTGCATGGTTTATTGGTGGATTGATTGAAGGATATGGTACTCATTGGACTACTGGATTCTGGCAGACAAACATGGACACTAAGAGGGGAGATATTCTTGTTCATTATGAGACTTCTCCTGTGAGTGCCATTACTTGCCTGTGGATTGCGCAGACCGATGGTGTGGTAGACCCATTCTTTCACTATTATAGCAATACATATATCGGAGACAGGATAGCTATACCTAAGATTTCATTGAAAGACCTGAAAGCTGATGGATACTTTTCAAACCATCCGCTCGTAAGGAAAAATTTCCAAGGAGTTAACGGGTGGCCGGTTACTGGAAAGGATTATTCTGAACTTCTTCGTATGCTCGCGGCCAAAGGGTTTGATACGTCCGCACTTCCACAAATCTACACACCTTCATTGCCGGAGGGAGTAACTGTGAATAATGAAAGAGATGTTGAAGTGAATTTACTGGAACCTTTGTTGAATAGTATGGGGTGGTATGAGCATAAGGACTACATCCGTCAGTTGCCAATCCATGCAGGGAGAGGGCACCGTATTTTCCCTGATTATGCGCTTCACTATGATAACAAGCCAGAAGAAGAAAAGGCAAAGGTGTTGATTGAGGCAAAATACCACATGAAGAATAATCAGGAAATAGAAGCGGCATTTCTTCAGGCCTTTTCTTATGCCAAGCTGCTTCTGTCTTCTGTAATCATCTTGTGTGACAAGGAATGCATCATGGTTTATGATGACAAGAATGGATTTAGTAGAAGCCGATACAGAAAATATTATTGGGAGGACATGAAGAATCCCGATTTGTATAATGAACTGAAGAACAAACTTAATACTTGA
- a CDS encoding XRE family transcriptional regulator, with translation MYDLKGFRQAFGLTQKNIADILECGQANVSGMEKSMRDLEPEQYRKLCARFDAASVDKFKVSDFIIDNKKTETEPVISYTNGVPYYNVDFIGGFDIVLNDQTAKPEYLIDFKKYNEATCWCNVTGHSMEPEITHGDIIALKKIEDKSFLPLGEVYAIVTTNGMRTIKRLGPSSDPKCYTLVPTNKSPEYGIQELPKDMIEHIFQVLGCMKRL, from the coding sequence ATGTACGATTTAAAAGGATTCAGACAAGCATTTGGACTTACCCAAAAGAATATTGCTGATATTCTTGAATGTGGTCAAGCTAATGTTTCAGGTATGGAAAAGTCTATGAGGGATTTAGAACCTGAACAATATAGAAAGTTGTGTGCTCGATTTGATGCTGCCTCTGTTGACAAGTTTAAGGTTTCCGATTTTATCATTGATAATAAGAAAACAGAAACTGAACCTGTAATAAGTTACACTAATGGTGTACCTTACTATAATGTAGATTTCATAGGAGGATTTGATATTGTCCTAAATGACCAGACTGCAAAACCGGAATACTTGATAGACTTCAAGAAGTACAACGAAGCCACATGCTGGTGTAATGTTACCGGACATTCGATGGAACCGGAAATTACTCATGGAGACATTATTGCATTAAAGAAGATAGAAGATAAGTCTTTTCTTCCACTTGGAGAGGTATATGCGATAGTAACGACAAACGGAATGAGAACGATCAAGAGATTAGGGCCATCAAGTGACCCCAAATGTTATACGTTGGTTCCTACGAATAAATCTCCGGAATATGGTATTCAGGAACTTCCTAAGGATATGATAGAACATATCTTCCAGGTTCTTGGTTGTATGAAAAGATTATAG
- a CDS encoding SH3 beta-barrel fold-containing protein, whose amino-acid sequence MKRNVLHEIMSLAWQLVKRNGFSMSEALKCAWANMKLKAAMKQRIVKFYFKKVDGSIREAYGTLKENLIPTTNGDNRKKNDTVQVYFDTERQEYRCFKKANLLNIA is encoded by the coding sequence ATGAAAAGAAATGTATTACACGAGATTATGAGCCTTGCATGGCAGTTGGTAAAGAGAAACGGTTTCTCTATGAGTGAAGCGTTGAAATGCGCTTGGGCTAACATGAAGCTGAAAGCTGCAATGAAGCAAAGAATCGTAAAGTTCTACTTCAAAAAGGTAGATGGCAGCATCAGAGAGGCTTATGGCACACTGAAAGAAAATCTGATACCTACTACAAATGGTGACAACAGAAAGAAGAACGACACCGTTCAGGTGTACTTCGACACAGAGAGACAAGAATACAGATGCTTCAAAAAAGCTAACCTTTTAAATATCGCATGA
- a CDS encoding ATP-binding protein — protein MSLIKKSNELVIPSTVKMMIYGQAGMGKTTVALSAPKPLLLDFDNGVKRVNMAHLDGIDIVQVSSWQDVQQVLQEDLSAYQTIVVDTIGKMMDFIISYKCGTRQPQIKDWGGINAEFSWMTRTLSSLNKNVVFVAHRDTRKEGDDTVFIPALREKSYNSIVTELDLLGYLEMRNENGVQKRTITFDPTSRNDGKNTCNLPGIMFVPNILDKNGNPTAKNDFITTQVIRPYLNMLQVKKEEAAKYDHVIAEIKENIEFITDAQSANEFASRINEFEHVGSSLSMARNLFAAKVKALGLVFNKETKTYADKAA, from the coding sequence ATGAGTTTGATTAAGAAATCCAATGAGTTAGTAATTCCTTCCACCGTTAAGATGATGATTTACGGTCAGGCAGGTATGGGTAAGACAACAGTAGCTTTGAGCGCACCGAAACCGTTGTTGCTCGACTTTGATAATGGTGTAAAACGTGTGAATATGGCCCACTTGGACGGTATCGACATCGTACAGGTAAGTTCATGGCAGGATGTTCAACAGGTATTGCAAGAAGACCTCTCTGCCTACCAAACAATCGTAGTGGATACCATCGGCAAGATGATGGACTTCATTATTTCCTATAAATGCGGAACTCGCCAGCCACAAATTAAGGATTGGGGCGGTATCAATGCGGAGTTTTCATGGATGACACGAACGCTTTCATCATTGAATAAGAACGTGGTGTTTGTGGCCCACCGTGATACCCGGAAAGAAGGTGACGATACGGTATTCATCCCTGCTTTGCGAGAGAAATCCTATAATTCCATCGTAACAGAACTTGACTTGCTCGGCTACCTTGAAATGCGAAACGAGAATGGAGTGCAGAAGCGTACAATCACATTCGACCCCACATCAAGAAACGACGGAAAGAATACCTGTAACCTGCCGGGTATCATGTTTGTACCTAACATACTCGACAAGAACGGCAACCCGACAGCCAAGAACGACTTCATCACTACCCAAGTCATCCGTCCTTACCTGAACATGCTTCAGGTGAAGAAAGAAGAAGCTGCTAAGTACGACCATGTGATAGCCGAAATCAAAGAGAATATCGAATTCATCACCGACGCCCAGTCAGCCAATGAGTTCGCTTCCCGTATTAACGAGTTCGAGCATGTGGGCAGTTCTTTGAGTATGGCCAGAAACCTGTTTGCTGCCAAGGTAAAAGCCCTTGGGCTGGTATTCAACAAAGAGACCAAGACCTATGCAGACAAAGCAGCCTAA
- a CDS encoding HNH endonuclease codes for MQTKQPKFKFYATLLDAFTSYLKSDAIWERYWGFSENPPHTPEEFRQKQFQSLIDTINRVPFDSEAADKGTAFNEVIDCMIENRKSDKVHVERLLSDMVDGRQSIVGLRATYNNRQFDFPLSLCREFANYYKGALTQQRVEATLPTCFGNVLLYGYIDELMPLSVHDIKTTGSYYVGKFKDHWQHMVYPYCLMENGSDVRLFEYNITDFRATYTESYTFVPARDIPILINHCEDFIRFLNDNRDLITDKKIFAEDE; via the coding sequence ATGCAGACAAAGCAGCCTAAATTCAAGTTTTATGCAACGCTTCTCGATGCCTTCACAAGCTATCTGAAAAGCGATGCCATTTGGGAAAGGTATTGGGGATTCAGCGAGAATCCCCCACATACCCCTGAAGAGTTCAGGCAAAAGCAGTTCCAAAGCCTGATTGACACGATTAACCGTGTCCCTTTCGACAGTGAAGCAGCCGACAAGGGAACGGCTTTCAATGAGGTAATAGACTGTATGATTGAGAACCGGAAGTCAGACAAGGTACATGTGGAAAGACTGCTGTCTGATATGGTTGATGGCAGACAGTCAATAGTAGGACTGCGAGCCACTTACAACAACCGACAGTTTGACTTTCCCCTTTCACTTTGTCGCGAGTTTGCAAACTATTACAAAGGGGCCTTGACCCAGCAACGTGTTGAAGCAACTTTGCCTACATGCTTCGGAAATGTTCTTCTATATGGATATATAGATGAACTGATGCCGTTGTCGGTTCACGATATAAAGACTACCGGAAGTTACTATGTAGGTAAATTCAAAGACCACTGGCAGCACATGGTTTATCCGTATTGTCTGATGGAGAACGGTAGTGATGTGAGGTTGTTTGAGTATAATATTACGGATTTTAGGGCAACCTATACAGAAAGCTACACTTTCGTGCCGGCACGGGATATACCTATCCTTATAAATCATTGTGAGGACTTTATACGGTTCTTGAATGACAACAGAGATTTGATAACCGACAAGAAAATTTTTGCAGAAGATGAGTAA
- a CDS encoding DUF3127 domain-containing protein, which translates to MSNQVTGRLVYIGQPQEIPSKNGGNPFVKREFLLDATTHDPYTGERSQYENILPLEVSGDKCAELDQFLVGDVITVSFAL; encoded by the coding sequence ATGAGTAACCAAGTAACCGGACGGCTGGTCTATATTGGCCAGCCCCAAGAAATCCCATCCAAAAACGGTGGAAACCCGTTTGTGAAACGTGAATTTTTGCTTGATGCCACGACACACGACCCCTATACAGGTGAACGAAGTCAGTACGAGAACATCCTACCGCTTGAAGTTTCAGGTGACAAATGTGCCGAACTTGACCAGTTTCTTGTAGGCGATGTGATAACGGTTTCCTTTGCCCTGTAG
- a CDS encoding RNA polymerase subunit sigma gives MIETRKTEQRYITSDPAKMLNMYLAKSVYKTWNEDFIDVDTNEKTTIERNELLFSRGTLIDQDTLAQIRFSMEADGIKEVEVSNQKRMAFENENKCLYPYIAQAQIDDKKYKFLLYATGLENVIAILKDYIELNYQSSFTLTMAKEFDSCIILTDNLKERKIDSALEEDLDETDSEETEEESKPNEKKFYQIETKVTFDDEEERTQTFVVHTFNVDRAMMLISHWLKNKEEEYEKQAKEKGHEYEKKDIHTSIESAKPIPVGRFISREFSMAYVD, from the coding sequence ATGATAGAAACAAGGAAAACCGAACAACGGTATATAACATCTGACCCAGCGAAGATGCTTAATATGTATCTTGCAAAGAGCGTGTATAAAACATGGAATGAAGATTTCATAGATGTAGATACTAATGAAAAAACTACTATCGAAAGGAATGAACTCCTTTTTTCACGTGGTACATTGATAGACCAAGACACTCTTGCGCAAATCCGTTTCAGTATGGAAGCTGATGGTATTAAAGAAGTAGAGGTCAGCAACCAGAAACGAATGGCTTTTGAAAATGAGAACAAATGTCTGTATCCTTATATCGCACAAGCCCAAATTGACGATAAAAAATACAAGTTTCTTCTTTATGCTACCGGACTGGAAAATGTAATTGCCATTCTAAAAGATTACATCGAACTGAACTATCAATCGAGCTTTACTTTGACAATGGCAAAAGAGTTTGATTCATGTATCATCCTTACTGATAATTTGAAAGAACGCAAAATTGATAGTGCTTTAGAAGAAGATTTGGATGAAACAGACTCGGAAGAAACAGAGGAAGAATCAAAGCCTAATGAAAAGAAGTTCTACCAGATTGAAACCAAAGTAACCTTTGATGATGAAGAAGAAAGAACGCAAACCTTTGTTGTTCACACTTTCAATGTAGATAGAGCTATGATGCTTATTTCTCACTGGCTTAAAAACAAAGAGGAAGAATATGAGAAACAGGCCAAAGAAAAAGGGCATGAATATGAGAAGAAAGATATTCATACCTCTATTGAATCAGCTAAACCTATTCCAGTTGGTAGATTCATTTCCAGAGAGTTCTCTATGGCCTATGTCGATTGA
- a CDS encoding recombination protein NinG, with protein MPYYIKKPKKKKESPLPLFDKAGIKVKKKPDLVAKLDKVFSRYIRLRDCMPNGYFRCISCGQIKPYAQADCGHFHSRRHMATRFDEDNAHAECRACNRFSADHLIRYEANLKAKIGQQRFDKLAWKAGQAKKWTDIELIELTKYYKALGDKLSKEKGL; from the coding sequence ATGCCGTATTACATCAAGAAACCTAAAAAGAAGAAAGAAAGTCCCTTGCCGTTATTTGACAAGGCAGGTATCAAAGTAAAGAAGAAGCCGGATTTAGTGGCCAAACTCGATAAAGTTTTCAGCCGCTATATCCGGCTTCGTGATTGTATGCCGAACGGATATTTCCGCTGTATCTCATGCGGTCAGATAAAGCCATACGCACAGGCAGATTGCGGACACTTCCATTCACGCCGCCACATGGCTACACGCTTTGATGAGGATAACGCCCATGCCGAGTGCCGGGCGTGCAACCGATTCAGTGCCGACCATCTGATACGCTACGAAGCGAACCTGAAGGCCAAAATCGGACAGCAGCGTTTCGACAAGCTGGCATGGAAAGCGGGACAGGCAAAGAAATGGACTGATATTGAGTTAATCGAACTCACAAAGTATTACAAGGCTTTGGGAGACAAACTGAGTAAGGAGAAAGGCTTATGA